From Stenotrophomonas maltophilia, a single genomic window includes:
- the rsmB gene encoding 16S rRNA (cytosine(967)-C(5))-methyltransferase RsmB, whose translation MSKQNDFSVAKAAPGAATRMLAARVLAQVFTRGRSLKAELAWALPKLADSRDRALLEALCFAVLRRRSTYDAALQGWMQKPLSARDADLRTLLMVGFAQLDVLELPAHAALSATVDAARALGRERQAGLVNAILRRAQREGFPEQPARDAFPEWLAEAIERDWPAQAEAVFNASLQPAPLWLRANRQHGGRDKALAALAEAGIAAEPSALSPDALRLAAPVAVNQLPGFADGALSVQDLSAQCAADALAPAAGSRVLDACAAPGGKSAHLLERDPSLRLLALDIDARRLARARDTYARTGVGEHAQTLAADASDPGAWWDGVPFDAILLDAPCSATGVIRRQPDVMFHRRAEDIDALVGVQARLLEACWSMLRPGGVLLYATCSILRAENIDQVRAFLKWHPDAEAQPLGDAFGVDCEGVARQRLPGDDDADGFFYARLIKAA comes from the coding sequence GTGTCGAAGCAGAACGATTTCTCCGTCGCCAAGGCGGCACCGGGCGCGGCCACGCGCATGCTGGCCGCACGCGTGCTGGCGCAGGTTTTCACCCGTGGCCGTTCGCTGAAGGCCGAACTGGCCTGGGCGCTGCCGAAGCTGGCCGACAGCCGCGACCGCGCGCTGCTGGAAGCGCTGTGCTTTGCCGTGCTGCGTCGTCGCAGCACCTATGACGCGGCATTGCAGGGCTGGATGCAGAAGCCGCTGTCGGCGCGTGACGCCGATCTGCGCACGCTGCTGATGGTCGGATTCGCGCAGCTGGATGTGCTGGAGCTGCCGGCGCACGCGGCGCTGTCGGCCACGGTCGATGCGGCGCGCGCGCTGGGTCGCGAACGCCAGGCAGGCCTGGTCAACGCGATCCTGCGCCGCGCCCAGCGCGAAGGTTTCCCGGAGCAGCCCGCGCGCGATGCCTTCCCGGAATGGCTGGCCGAGGCGATCGAACGGGATTGGCCGGCGCAGGCCGAAGCGGTGTTCAACGCAAGCCTGCAGCCTGCGCCGCTGTGGCTGCGCGCCAACCGCCAGCATGGCGGCCGCGACAAAGCCCTGGCAGCGCTGGCCGAGGCCGGCATTGCCGCTGAACCCAGTGCGCTCAGTCCCGATGCGTTGCGCCTGGCGGCCCCGGTGGCGGTGAACCAGCTGCCTGGCTTCGCCGACGGCGCGCTGTCGGTGCAGGACCTGTCGGCGCAGTGTGCGGCGGATGCACTGGCCCCCGCTGCCGGCTCGCGCGTACTGGATGCCTGCGCAGCGCCCGGTGGCAAATCGGCGCACCTGCTGGAACGCGACCCGAGCCTGCGACTGCTGGCGCTGGATATCGACGCCCGGCGCCTGGCGCGCGCCCGTGACACCTATGCCCGTACCGGCGTGGGCGAACACGCGCAGACCCTGGCCGCTGATGCCAGCGATCCCGGTGCCTGGTGGGATGGCGTGCCGTTCGACGCGATCCTGCTGGATGCACCGTGTTCGGCCACCGGCGTGATCCGCCGCCAGCCGGATGTCATGTTCCACCGCCGCGCCGAGGACATCGATGCGCTGGTGGGAGTGCAGGCGCGCCTGCTGGAAGCCTGCTGGTCGATGCTGCGCCCGGGCGGCGTGCTGCTGTATGCGACCTGCTCGATCCTGCGTGCCGAGAACATCGACCAGGTGCGCGCGTTTCTCAAGTGGCATCCGGATGCCGAGGCGCAGCCGCTGGGCGACGCATTTGGCGTGGATTGCGAAGGCGTGGCACGCCAGCGCCTGCCAGGTGACGACGATGCTGACGGTTTCTTCTACGCACGTCTGATAAAAGCAGCCTGA
- a CDS encoding DUF494 family protein: MKESILDVLLYLFEHYFSEDADLIRDRDSLQNGLIQAGFSPTEINKAFDWLDALAAQRPSVSQARVDGPVRVYHGPELDKLDVECRGFLLYLEQHGILDADQRELVLDRAMALDQDELDLDDLKWVVLMVLFNQPGSEAAYAWMETQMFMDEPEPLH; this comes from the coding sequence ATGAAAGAGAGCATCCTGGACGTACTGCTGTACCTGTTTGAACACTATTTCAGCGAAGATGCGGACCTGATCCGTGACCGCGATTCGCTTCAGAACGGCCTGATCCAGGCCGGTTTCAGCCCTACCGAGATCAACAAGGCATTCGACTGGCTCGATGCCCTGGCCGCGCAGCGGCCGAGCGTGTCCCAGGCCCGGGTCGATGGCCCCGTGCGCGTCTACCACGGCCCCGAGCTGGACAAGCTGGACGTGGAATGCCGCGGTTTCCTGCTGTATCTGGAACAGCACGGCATCCTCGATGCCGACCAGCGCGAGCTGGTGCTGGACCGGGCGATGGCCCTGGACCAGGACGAACTGGACCTGGACGACCTGAAGTGGGTCGTGCTGATGGTGCTGTTCAACCAGCCCGGCTCCGAAGCGGCCTATGCCTGGATGGAGACGCAGATGTTCATGGACGAGCCAGAACCCCTGCACTGA
- a CDS encoding ArnT family glycosyltransferase codes for MLKTHASRQTWLLVVMALLVLGAGLGLRDPWPSDEPRFALVARQMVDSGYWLFPHRGPELYSDKPPMLMWWQATLYGLVGHWRVAFLLPSLLAALGTLWCVVDLGRRLWTRRVGLYAGWALLFALHFTFQAKKAQIDPLLVLFITLANYGLLRHLLLGPAWRWWWLGWFFAGIGVITKGVGMLALLMIVPAAIATALRWPQVGLHARDVRFWAAPLAFLLAVSLWLAPMLLAGLATGSDEYRAYMDDILFRQTARRYMQSWDHHQPWWYFLAIMPSMWIPAFLLLPWALPAWCRRLRRRDPRYLLPLAWWLLVVLFFSIPHGKRDVYILPALPMFCLALAPLLPGLLKRRDVQGVLGAFAALLAAGLTLIGALALLGDPGFEIRLTHGRGLAPGATDALAWTALAMGIWGGLSLWASGRGRRHLAVISTLAGIWVLYGVLAYPLLNDSSSARGLMREVGARIGPQAELGLVAWKEQNLLMADRPAATFGFEDRWHEQLQAAVRWQRLFPQRRWLLVNEDALQACIDRSRAEMAGVSNRRRWWLVPADAVAGTCRPTAAELEHERRLQGAGVAD; via the coding sequence ATGCTGAAAACCCACGCCTCGCGACAGACGTGGCTGTTGGTGGTGATGGCCCTGCTGGTGCTGGGGGCTGGCCTCGGCCTCCGCGATCCATGGCCGTCGGACGAGCCACGCTTCGCGCTGGTGGCCAGGCAGATGGTCGACAGCGGCTACTGGTTGTTCCCGCATCGTGGGCCGGAGCTTTACTCGGACAAGCCGCCGATGCTGATGTGGTGGCAGGCCACGCTGTACGGCCTGGTCGGCCACTGGCGCGTGGCCTTCCTGCTGCCGTCGCTGCTGGCAGCGCTCGGCACGCTGTGGTGCGTGGTGGATCTTGGCCGGCGCCTGTGGACGCGCCGCGTGGGGTTGTACGCGGGCTGGGCGCTGCTGTTCGCGCTGCACTTCACCTTCCAGGCGAAGAAGGCACAGATCGACCCGCTGCTGGTGCTGTTCATCACGCTGGCCAACTACGGCCTGCTGCGCCACCTGTTGCTGGGCCCTGCCTGGCGCTGGTGGTGGCTGGGCTGGTTCTTTGCCGGCATCGGGGTGATCACCAAGGGTGTGGGCATGCTGGCGCTGTTGATGATCGTGCCAGCGGCGATCGCAACGGCGCTGCGATGGCCACAGGTAGGCCTGCACGCGCGCGACGTGCGTTTCTGGGCGGCGCCGCTGGCCTTCCTGCTGGCGGTGTCGTTGTGGCTGGCACCGATGCTGCTGGCCGGCCTGGCCACCGGCTCGGACGAGTACCGGGCCTACATGGACGACATCCTGTTCCGGCAGACCGCGCGGCGCTACATGCAGTCCTGGGACCATCACCAGCCGTGGTGGTACTTCCTGGCGATCATGCCATCGATGTGGATTCCCGCCTTCCTGCTGCTGCCCTGGGCGTTGCCTGCGTGGTGCCGCCGGCTGCGCCGCCGCGACCCGCGTTACCTGTTGCCGCTGGCCTGGTGGCTGCTGGTCGTGCTGTTCTTTTCCATTCCCCACGGCAAGCGCGATGTCTACATCCTGCCGGCCCTGCCGATGTTCTGCCTGGCGCTGGCACCGTTGTTGCCGGGGCTGCTGAAGCGGCGCGACGTGCAGGGCGTGCTGGGCGCCTTCGCCGCGTTGCTGGCCGCAGGATTGACGCTGATCGGGGCATTGGCGCTGCTGGGCGACCCCGGTTTCGAAATACGCCTCACCCATGGTCGCGGCCTGGCGCCTGGCGCTACCGACGCGCTGGCATGGACGGCGCTGGCGATGGGGATCTGGGGCGGCCTGAGCCTGTGGGCAAGCGGGCGCGGTCGCCGCCATCTGGCCGTGATCTCGACACTTGCGGGAATCTGGGTGCTGTATGGCGTGCTCGCCTATCCGCTGCTGAACGATTCCAGTTCGGCCCGTGGCCTGATGCGTGAGGTCGGCGCGCGCATCGGCCCGCAGGCCGAGCTGGGGCTGGTGGCATGGAAGGAGCAGAACCTGCTGATGGCCGATCGGCCTGCGGCAACCTTCGGTTTCGAAGACCGCTGGCACGAGCAGCTGCAGGCGGCCGTACGCTGGCAGCGGCTGTTTCCGCAACGACGCTGGCTGCTGGTGAACGAGGACGCCCTGCAGGCCTGCATCGATCGATCACGCGCGGAAATGGCCGGTGTTTCCAATCGCCGCCGCTGGTGGCTGGTGCCCGCTGATGCGGTGGCCGGCACCTGCAGGCCGACGGCAGCGGAGCTTGAGCACGAACGCCGCCTGCAGGGGGCCGGCGTAGCGGATTGA
- the dprA gene encoding DNA-processing protein DprA — protein MTKQADEALLRLVMAGGALAPRRALLQSTGNAAAAIAQGTANWRAHGCTPEQCAALERPDARAWTAAQRWLEDDHHHLLAFTDPAFPPPLLEVPNPPLALFVAGDPSLAWRPSVALVGSRSPTPGGRALAARFASGFVEAGLAVTSGLAAGIDAAAHLATLDAGGCTVAVIGTGPDRAYPDSHARLQARIATEGAVLSEYLPGTAARPGHFPARNRLVAGLALATVVVEAAQRSGALITARLAAEAGREVCALPGSVLNPRAAGCHRLIREGAALVERPEEVLELLAPALRQQLPGLQSRLATPTEQAPPALLPARWADDPDYQCLWRALDHNPSSMDSLITRCGLTAPQVSSMLLAMELAGIVVCVHGRYCRTP, from the coding sequence ATGACCAAGCAAGCTGATGAGGCGCTGCTGCGCCTGGTGATGGCAGGGGGCGCACTGGCGCCGCGACGGGCATTGCTGCAGAGCACGGGCAACGCGGCCGCAGCCATCGCGCAAGGCACTGCGAACTGGCGCGCACACGGCTGCACACCGGAGCAGTGCGCCGCACTGGAACGCCCTGATGCGCGGGCGTGGACAGCCGCGCAGCGCTGGCTGGAAGACGACCATCACCATCTCCTGGCCTTCACCGACCCGGCCTTTCCTCCCCCCTTGCTGGAGGTACCCAACCCACCGCTGGCGCTGTTCGTGGCCGGTGACCCCAGCCTGGCCTGGCGCCCCTCCGTGGCCCTGGTCGGCAGCCGCTCGCCGACGCCGGGCGGTCGCGCGCTGGCGGCCCGCTTTGCCAGCGGCTTCGTCGAGGCCGGGTTGGCGGTAACCAGCGGGCTGGCTGCCGGCATCGATGCAGCCGCCCACCTGGCAACCCTGGACGCCGGCGGCTGCACCGTCGCCGTGATCGGTACCGGCCCCGACCGCGCCTACCCGGACAGCCATGCCCGGCTGCAGGCCCGCATCGCCACCGAGGGCGCCGTGCTCAGCGAATACCTTCCGGGCACCGCGGCCCGCCCCGGGCACTTCCCGGCGCGCAACCGGCTGGTGGCCGGGCTGGCCCTGGCCACGGTGGTGGTCGAGGCCGCCCAGCGCTCGGGAGCGCTGATCACCGCGCGCCTGGCCGCCGAGGCCGGTCGCGAGGTCTGCGCCCTGCCCGGTTCGGTGCTCAATCCACGCGCGGCGGGCTGCCACCGGCTGATCCGTGAAGGCGCCGCGCTGGTCGAGCGCCCGGAGGAGGTGCTGGAGCTGCTGGCCCCTGCGCTGCGCCAACAGCTGCCGGGCTTGCAATCGCGGCTGGCCACCCCCACTGAACAGGCACCGCCGGCACTCCTGCCGGCGCGCTGGGCCGACGACCCTGACTACCAGTGCTTGTGGCGGGCCCTGGACCACAACCCAAGCAGTATGGATTCACTGATCACGCGCTGTGGATTGACGGCGCCCCAGGTGTCCTCCATGCTGCTGGCCATGGAACTGGCGGGAATCGTGGTGTGCGTACACGGCCGCTACTGTCGAACTCCCTAG
- the def gene encoding peptide deformylase, translating into MALLPILEFPDPRLRTKAALIEAAEVTTPAFQELIDNMFLTMYDAPGIGLAATQVDVHKRFMVIDVSEEKNEPHVFINPEIVAKDGGRVYQEGCLSVPGIFADVTRADTITVKYLDRNGQEQQLEAGEVLATCIQHEMDHLDGKLFIDYLSPLKREMVRKKLAKQRKHVA; encoded by the coding sequence ATGGCCCTTCTCCCCATTCTCGAGTTCCCCGATCCGCGCCTGCGTACCAAGGCTGCGTTGATCGAAGCCGCCGAAGTCACCACGCCGGCCTTCCAGGAACTGATCGACAACATGTTCCTGACCATGTACGACGCGCCGGGCATCGGCCTGGCCGCCACCCAGGTGGACGTGCACAAGCGCTTCATGGTCATCGACGTCAGCGAAGAAAAGAATGAACCGCATGTGTTCATCAACCCGGAAATCGTCGCCAAGGACGGGGGCCGGGTGTACCAGGAGGGCTGCCTGTCGGTGCCGGGCATCTTCGCCGACGTGACCCGCGCCGATACCATCACCGTGAAGTACTTGGACCGCAACGGCCAGGAGCAGCAGCTGGAGGCCGGCGAAGTGCTGGCGACCTGCATCCAGCACGAGATGGATCACCTGGATGGCAAGCTGTTCATCGACTATCTGTCGCCGCTCAAGCGCGAGATGGTGCGCAAGAAGCTGGCCAAGCAGCGCAAGCACGTGGCGTGA
- a CDS encoding pilin: MSEWFHAEGNRQQGPLPAEQLVELFRNNQISLDTLVWRDGLPQWQPLRSVVDELGLIVPALDASAPIVDAEPEPVAPPPPQPPVLPPSTPYATSAPAGVVPAPKKQLSGCALTAIIAGALLLVLVPIVAILAAIALPAYNDYTVRAKVAAAADALHPLQDQVQHFADEEGRCPGANDAGFPAPGDFTRSGLSAVNIGRFDNGHCGIEATLSMPGKSIDGDLLWLEYDRDSGRWDCSGASDDKYLPPACRG; encoded by the coding sequence GTGAGCGAGTGGTTCCACGCAGAAGGCAACCGGCAGCAGGGCCCGCTGCCGGCGGAACAGTTGGTTGAGTTGTTCCGCAACAACCAGATCTCCCTGGACACCCTGGTGTGGCGCGACGGCCTGCCGCAATGGCAGCCGTTGCGTAGCGTCGTCGACGAACTCGGCCTGATCGTTCCGGCACTGGACGCTTCTGCGCCGATCGTCGACGCCGAGCCGGAACCGGTGGCACCGCCGCCGCCGCAGCCACCGGTGCTGCCGCCCTCCACCCCGTACGCCACCAGCGCACCGGCCGGCGTCGTGCCGGCGCCGAAGAAGCAGCTGTCCGGCTGCGCGCTCACTGCGATCATCGCAGGCGCTCTGCTGCTGGTGCTGGTGCCGATCGTGGCCATCCTTGCCGCCATCGCCCTGCCGGCCTACAACGACTACACCGTGCGCGCCAAGGTCGCCGCTGCGGCCGATGCCCTGCACCCGCTGCAGGACCAGGTGCAGCATTTCGCCGATGAGGAAGGTCGCTGCCCGGGCGCCAACGATGCCGGCTTCCCCGCCCCTGGCGATTTCACCCGGTCCGGCCTGTCGGCGGTGAACATCGGCCGCTTCGACAACGGCCACTGCGGTATCGAGGCAACGCTGTCGATGCCGGGCAAGAGCATCGACGGCGATCTGCTGTGGCTGGAATACGACCGCGACAGCGGCCGCTGGGACTGCAGCGGCGCAAGCGACGACAAGTACCTGCCGCCGGCGTGCCGCGGCTGA
- a CDS encoding RDD family protein translates to MTEWYYAEGQQRQGPLPVQEIRQRFQRGQLNLDTLVWREGMAQWAALRQVVDELELQTLADATAAAGSGGFDLRGDYAAIDNGTAPLPGTGALGSSPYSAPAAAGGAGHAQPVMGGEVVYAGFWKRVAAYMIDYFVLFIPGSIIGAILGVVLGASMGAVGSGESAIEVVAQLSSALINFAIGMAYYTWFHASKGGATLGKMAVGIKVVRSNGERLTKARAFGRYWAMLLSSFTLGIGFLMAAFTERKQGLHDMICDTLVVDRWAFTDQPQLQRRELGTVTVLVLVLTGLLSLVGLALLVFAVGFIAKMAS, encoded by the coding sequence ATGACTGAGTGGTATTACGCCGAAGGACAACAACGCCAGGGCCCGCTGCCGGTCCAGGAGATCCGCCAGCGCTTCCAGCGCGGCCAACTGAACCTGGACACGCTGGTCTGGCGCGAAGGCATGGCGCAGTGGGCGGCGCTGCGCCAGGTGGTCGACGAGCTTGAGCTGCAGACGCTGGCCGATGCCACGGCGGCCGCCGGCAGCGGCGGCTTCGACCTGCGCGGCGACTATGCCGCCATCGACAACGGCACCGCGCCGCTGCCCGGTACCGGCGCCCTCGGCAGCTCGCCTTACAGCGCGCCTGCCGCCGCAGGCGGCGCTGGCCATGCGCAGCCGGTCATGGGCGGCGAAGTGGTCTACGCGGGCTTCTGGAAGCGCGTGGCCGCCTACATGATCGACTACTTCGTGCTGTTCATCCCCGGCAGCATCATCGGCGCCATCCTCGGTGTGGTGCTCGGCGCCAGCATGGGCGCGGTGGGCAGTGGTGAATCGGCCATCGAGGTGGTCGCGCAGCTGTCCAGCGCACTGATCAACTTCGCCATCGGCATGGCGTACTACACCTGGTTCCATGCCTCCAAGGGTGGCGCCACGCTGGGCAAGATGGCGGTTGGCATCAAGGTCGTGCGCAGCAATGGCGAACGCCTGACCAAGGCGCGCGCGTTCGGTCGCTACTGGGCCATGCTGCTGAGCAGCTTCACCCTCGGCATCGGCTTCCTGATGGCGGCCTTCACCGAGCGCAAGCAGGGCCTGCACGACATGATCTGCGACACCCTGGTGGTCGACCGCTGGGCCTTCACCGACCAGCCACAGCTGCAGCGCCGCGAGCTGGGCACGGTCACCGTGCTGGTGCTGGTGCTGACCGGCCTGCTGTCGCTGGTGGGCCTGGCCCTGCTGGTCTTCGCGGTCGGCTTCATCGCCAAGATGGCCTCCTGA
- the fmt gene encoding methionyl-tRNA formyltransferase, giving the protein MRIVFAGTPEFAVSSLRAAARHHEVVAVYTQPDRPAGRGRGLAPSPVKLEAVARGIPVYQPESLKDEAAQQQLRDLQPDLMVVVAYGLILPKAVLAIPTHGCWNVHASLLPRWRGAAPIQRAIQAGDATTGVCLMQMEAGLDTGPVLLHQELPIAATDTGGQLHDKLAELGAQVLSDGLGLLRAGIKPIARPQPEQGVTYAHKLDKAEAKLDWAQDAGALARTVRAFNPWPIAEATLAGERVRIHGAVALEADHGQAPGTVLAASRDGIDIACGQGALRLRVLQREGGKAITAADYLNARRDLRVGA; this is encoded by the coding sequence ATGAGGATTGTCTTTGCCGGTACGCCGGAATTTGCGGTGTCGTCGCTGCGCGCGGCTGCGCGCCACCATGAGGTCGTGGCGGTCTACACCCAGCCTGATCGCCCGGCCGGTCGTGGCCGTGGCCTGGCGCCGTCGCCGGTCAAGCTTGAAGCCGTCGCCCGTGGCATCCCGGTCTACCAGCCCGAATCGCTGAAGGACGAAGCGGCCCAGCAGCAGCTGCGCGATCTGCAGCCGGACCTGATGGTGGTGGTGGCCTACGGCCTGATCCTGCCCAAGGCGGTGCTGGCCATTCCGACCCATGGCTGCTGGAACGTGCACGCCTCGCTGCTGCCGCGCTGGCGCGGTGCCGCGCCGATCCAGCGTGCGATCCAGGCCGGCGACGCAACCACCGGCGTGTGCCTGATGCAGATGGAGGCCGGCCTCGATACCGGCCCGGTGCTGCTGCACCAGGAGCTGCCGATTGCCGCCACCGATACCGGTGGGCAGCTGCACGACAAGCTGGCCGAACTGGGCGCGCAGGTGCTGTCCGATGGCCTGGGCCTGCTGCGTGCCGGCATCAAGCCGATCGCACGGCCGCAGCCGGAGCAGGGCGTGACCTATGCGCACAAGCTGGACAAGGCCGAAGCGAAGCTGGACTGGGCGCAGGACGCCGGCGCGCTGGCGCGCACCGTGCGCGCGTTCAATCCGTGGCCGATCGCCGAGGCGACGCTGGCCGGCGAACGCGTGCGCATCCATGGCGCGGTGGCGCTGGAGGCGGACCACGGCCAGGCACCGGGTACGGTGCTGGCCGCCAGCCGCGATGGCATCGACATCGCCTGTGGCCAGGGTGCATTGCGCCTGCGCGTGCTGCAGCGTGAAGGCGGCAAGGCGATCACCGCCGCCGACTACCTCAACGCTCGCCGCGACCTGCGCGTGGGAGCGTAA
- a CDS encoding LysM peptidoglycan-binding domain-containing protein — MLLRFRTVVAAAMLTVAAYATAVEVNGGHPDTYVVRKGDTLWDIAARFLQKPWLWPEIWQANPQIANPHLIYPGDVLSLAYLDRVTVAAQPGPRQEAPIDAIPLAQVEPFLKQLSVVDSIEQLPQVVGLEDNRLRVSGGDAAYVNLADAQLGQRWAVVRPTVRYAQPKPSEDLNANGDVTPGSGNLWKAYNAPNARRGVLGYELAQLATGTITRVADGKAGASTLALDKSTGGREVRVGDRLVPVEARPYDLQFVPHVPAAGVEGVDVRVLAVTDMFTAGGPRDVIAISAGRAQGVDNGTVFSLWRQGRHVANRLKYPTSSRMDDALSGSVGRVALPEEYAAHAMVFRTFDNVSYALVMQGVKPVRVGYNALHPDAK, encoded by the coding sequence ATGTTGCTTCGTTTTCGTACGGTCGTCGCCGCGGCGATGCTGACCGTGGCTGCCTATGCTACCGCCGTGGAAGTGAATGGCGGGCACCCGGACACCTATGTGGTCCGAAAAGGGGATACGTTGTGGGATATCGCCGCACGTTTCCTGCAGAAGCCGTGGCTGTGGCCGGAGATCTGGCAGGCCAATCCGCAGATCGCCAATCCGCACCTGATCTATCCCGGTGACGTGCTCAGCCTGGCCTATCTGGACCGGGTGACCGTGGCGGCCCAGCCGGGCCCGCGCCAGGAGGCCCCGATCGACGCCATTCCGCTGGCCCAGGTCGAGCCGTTCCTGAAGCAGCTGAGCGTGGTCGACAGCATCGAGCAGCTGCCCCAGGTAGTCGGCCTGGAGGACAACCGACTGCGCGTGTCTGGTGGCGATGCCGCCTACGTTAACCTGGCCGATGCCCAGCTGGGACAGCGCTGGGCCGTGGTCCGCCCGACCGTGCGCTACGCCCAGCCCAAGCCGAGCGAAGACCTGAACGCCAACGGCGACGTCACCCCGGGCAGCGGCAACCTGTGGAAGGCCTACAACGCACCCAACGCGCGCCGCGGCGTGCTGGGCTATGAACTGGCCCAGCTCGCCACCGGCACCATCACCCGGGTTGCCGACGGCAAGGCCGGGGCCTCCACGCTGGCGCTGGACAAGAGCACGGGTGGCCGTGAAGTCCGTGTCGGCGACCGCCTGGTGCCGGTCGAGGCCCGCCCCTATGACCTGCAGTTCGTGCCGCATGTGCCGGCCGCAGGCGTGGAAGGCGTGGACGTGCGCGTGCTCGCGGTGACCGACATGTTCACCGCCGGCGGCCCGCGCGACGTGATCGCGATTTCGGCCGGCCGCGCCCAGGGCGTCGACAATGGCACCGTGTTCTCGCTGTGGCGGCAGGGCCGCCATGTGGCCAACCGCCTGAAGTACCCGACGTCGTCGCGCATGGACGATGCGCTCAGCGGCAGCGTGGGCCGGGTTGCGCTGCCGGAGGAATATGCGGCGCATGCGATGGTGTTCCGCACCTTCGACAACGTCAGCTACGCGCTGGTGATGCAGGGCGTGAAGCCGGTGCGGGTGGGCTACAACGCGCTGCACCCGGACGCGAAGTAA